A single window of Rubripirellula lacrimiformis DNA harbors:
- the uvrA gene encoding excinuclease ABC subunit UvrA, producing the protein MKRPADAHSAFIRIRGARVHNLQSVDIDIPRDAVTVITGVSGSGKSSLAFDTLYAEGQRQYIDSLSAYARQFLDQIPRPDVDTIDGLAPTLAIDQKQGNSGARSTVATITEIYDYLRLLFARVGTPHCSQCGSSIAQQSADAIRQSLLALPSKTKLVLMAPMIRGRRGVHREVFETIQKSGLIRVRVDGELYLLEDVPPLAAKKNHTIEAVIDRLAIREGIESRLHESVDLALRLGDGLMSTSIQRPDDSKAPSDSKDGAWTETIYSTAMACVQCGASFEELEPRTFSFNSPYGACPTCDGLGHVGDGDAKTVCPACDGARLRPEARRVTIAGMSIDQLTAQPLSGAIEWMRQVTSHTSALHTQVAEPIVREVTRRLEFLMKVGVPYLTLDRPADSLSGGELQRVRLATSIGSGLVGVCYVLDEPSIGLHPGDHDRLIGCIRQLQVQGNTVVIVEHDEATMRHADFLVDIGPGAGKHGGRIISQGQPSEVADDPDSLTGQYLSGVRSVPIPDQRREPKQWLTITDVTTHNLKNVTAEFPLGCLVGISGVSGSGKSSLVNDTLYPALAKKRGLVGARPGPHKSLRGATRIDKLVPIDQAPIGRSPRSCPATYAGVLDEIRKVFAKTREAKTRGFTASRFSFNSKDGQCELCKGHGVERISMNFLSDLFVTCTRCGGKRFNRQTMQVRFKGTNVAEVLEMSVDGATEFFENVPKIHRLLSSLQDVGLGYVHLGQASTTLSGGEAQRIKLGTELARASTGQTLYLLDEPTTGLHFADVERLVGVLQRLVDAGNTVLVIEHNFDLLAACDWIIDLGPEGGVGGGQILAAGTPETVAKAKGNATGKYLKQTLRAGKRS; encoded by the coding sequence TTGAAACGACCGGCTGACGCCCATTCCGCTTTCATTCGGATTCGTGGTGCCCGTGTCCATAATCTGCAAAGCGTCGACATCGACATCCCACGCGACGCGGTGACCGTCATCACCGGTGTCTCGGGCAGCGGAAAAAGCTCGCTGGCCTTCGATACCCTGTATGCCGAAGGGCAACGCCAGTACATCGACAGTTTGTCCGCCTACGCACGTCAGTTCCTGGACCAAATCCCGCGCCCCGATGTCGATACGATCGATGGGCTGGCACCGACCTTGGCGATTGACCAGAAACAGGGCAATTCGGGCGCCCGCAGCACCGTTGCGACCATCACCGAGATCTACGACTATCTGCGGCTGCTGTTCGCCCGCGTCGGAACACCCCACTGCAGCCAATGCGGCAGTTCCATCGCCCAGCAATCGGCAGACGCGATTCGCCAATCACTGCTGGCTTTGCCATCGAAGACCAAATTGGTGTTGATGGCACCGATGATCCGAGGTCGCCGCGGCGTCCATCGCGAAGTCTTCGAAACGATCCAGAAATCCGGCCTGATCCGGGTTCGTGTGGACGGGGAATTGTATCTGCTAGAAGACGTGCCTCCGCTAGCGGCCAAGAAAAACCATACGATCGAGGCTGTGATCGACCGCCTGGCGATTCGCGAAGGCATCGAATCGCGATTGCACGAATCGGTCGATCTGGCGTTGCGACTGGGCGATGGCCTGATGTCGACATCGATTCAGCGGCCCGATGATTCCAAAGCCCCATCCGATTCCAAGGACGGGGCATGGACCGAGACGATCTACAGCACGGCGATGGCGTGCGTCCAATGCGGAGCCAGTTTTGAAGAGTTAGAACCGCGGACGTTCAGTTTCAACAGCCCCTACGGCGCCTGCCCAACCTGCGATGGACTCGGTCACGTGGGGGACGGAGACGCCAAAACGGTTTGCCCGGCATGTGACGGTGCGCGACTGCGCCCAGAGGCTCGCCGAGTCACGATCGCAGGCATGTCGATCGACCAGCTAACAGCCCAACCGCTGTCCGGTGCCATCGAATGGATGCGTCAAGTGACGTCCCACACATCGGCCCTGCACACGCAAGTGGCCGAACCGATCGTTCGCGAAGTCACCCGGCGGCTAGAGTTTTTGATGAAGGTGGGGGTGCCCTATCTGACGCTGGATCGACCAGCCGATTCGCTTAGCGGCGGCGAACTGCAACGGGTGCGTCTGGCCACCAGCATCGGCAGCGGACTGGTCGGCGTCTGCTATGTGCTGGACGAACCATCGATCGGGCTGCACCCGGGCGACCACGACCGGTTGATCGGTTGCATCCGCCAACTGCAGGTCCAAGGCAACACCGTCGTGATCGTCGAACATGACGAAGCCACCATGCGGCACGCTGATTTTCTGGTCGACATCGGCCCGGGTGCAGGAAAACATGGCGGACGAATCATCAGCCAGGGGCAACCCAGCGAGGTCGCCGACGATCCGGATAGTTTGACCGGACAATACCTCAGCGGCGTTCGCAGCGTCCCCATCCCCGACCAGCGACGCGAACCCAAGCAGTGGTTAACGATCACAGATGTGACGACGCACAACCTAAAAAACGTCACCGCCGAATTCCCGCTCGGGTGCCTGGTCGGGATCAGCGGTGTTTCCGGAAGCGGGAAAAGCTCGCTGGTCAATGACACCCTGTACCCCGCACTGGCCAAGAAACGGGGCCTGGTCGGCGCACGGCCCGGTCCGCACAAGAGTCTGCGTGGTGCCACCCGCATCGACAAACTGGTCCCGATTGACCAAGCCCCCATCGGTCGCAGCCCGCGCAGTTGTCCGGCAACCTATGCCGGTGTTCTGGACGAAATCCGCAAGGTGTTTGCCAAGACTCGCGAAGCCAAAACACGCGGGTTCACGGCCAGCCGATTCAGTTTCAATTCGAAGGACGGCCAGTGCGAATTGTGCAAAGGACACGGCGTCGAACGGATTTCGATGAACTTCCTTAGCGACCTGTTTGTCACTTGCACCCGATGTGGCGGAAAACGTTTCAATCGGCAAACGATGCAGGTGCGGTTCAAGGGAACCAATGTGGCCGAGGTGCTGGAGATGTCCGTCGATGGAGCCACCGAATTCTTCGAAAACGTGCCCAAAATCCACCGACTGCTGAGCTCGCTGCAGGATGTTGGCCTGGGCTATGTGCACCTTGGACAAGCCAGCACGACGCTCAGCGGCGGCGAAGCACAGCGAATCAAATTGGGCACCGAACTGGCTCGCGCGTCGACCGGCCAAACTCTCTACCTACTGGACGAACCGACCACCGGTTTGCACTTTGCCGATGTCGAACGTTTGGTGGGCGTGCTGCAACGATTGGTCGATGCGGGCAACACGGTGTTGGTGATCGAACACAATTTCGATCTGCTGGCAGCCTGTGACTGGATCATCGACCTGGGCCCCGAAGGCGGGGTCGGCGGTGGCCAAATCCTTGCCGCCGGAACTCCGGAAACAGTCGCCAAGGCGAAAGGGAACGCGACGGGCAAGTACCTGAAACAAACCCTGCGGGCGGGGAAGCGGTCTTGA
- a CDS encoding AAA family ATPase — translation MSSDVDSKLDSLISRIQSLSGGSDASRPPIVPEKAADSPVQGGGSAAQAPMRAGGQTVGAPVSTAPTSTRPTSAKPSTAGQASAARPAVAVQAAGFKPSRDEPWRPSESLDLEAAGVNETLLEAIVYRYIRNVGETSGRRIADQVKLPFGLIEPMLARLKSEQNVAYKSATTTNDYVYILTESGRAIARSHMQDCTYYGSCPVPLKDYIASVKRQTIEGQYPKKRDLMKAFSDLLINPKMLNKLGPAVASGRGMFLFGFPGNGKTSIAERVTGAFGKYVWIPRAIDIDGDVLRVFDPMCHELAMPEESGGLLDVGGYDKRWVRILRPTIIAGGELTMDMLEVQNNSESNISESPLQLKSNCGTLVIDDFGRQRMRVDELLNRWIVPLEKRYDFLNMASGKKIQVPFDQLVVFSTNLEPKDLVDDAFLRRIPYKIEAENPPEADFRKLFEIMCKVVKIPYQQDPIDYLIAKHYQAVDRPMRMCQPRDLLLQVKNYCLYNDLPVELKREYMDFACDNYFSVM, via the coding sequence ATGAGCAGTGACGTTGACAGTAAGCTCGATTCGTTGATCTCTCGAATTCAGTCGCTTAGCGGCGGTTCGGATGCGTCACGTCCGCCGATCGTGCCCGAGAAGGCGGCGGATTCACCGGTTCAGGGCGGCGGCAGTGCGGCGCAAGCACCCATGCGTGCCGGCGGCCAAACGGTAGGCGCCCCAGTGTCCACGGCGCCAACGTCCACTCGCCCAACATCGGCAAAACCGTCGACCGCGGGCCAAGCATCAGCGGCCCGGCCTGCGGTAGCGGTCCAGGCGGCGGGCTTCAAACCGTCCCGCGACGAACCTTGGCGGCCTTCGGAGTCGCTGGATCTAGAGGCGGCGGGAGTCAACGAAACTCTGCTCGAAGCGATCGTCTATCGATACATCCGCAACGTTGGCGAGACTTCGGGGCGGCGAATCGCCGACCAGGTGAAGTTGCCATTCGGGTTGATCGAGCCGATGTTGGCACGGCTGAAATCCGAACAAAACGTCGCCTACAAAAGCGCGACGACCACGAACGATTACGTGTACATCTTGACGGAAAGCGGCCGCGCGATCGCTCGCAGCCATATGCAAGACTGTACCTATTACGGGTCCTGCCCGGTTCCGTTGAAGGACTACATCGCAAGCGTCAAGCGGCAAACGATCGAAGGTCAGTATCCCAAGAAACGGGACTTGATGAAGGCTTTTAGCGATCTGCTGATCAATCCCAAGATGTTGAACAAGCTGGGCCCGGCGGTCGCCAGTGGTCGCGGTATGTTCCTGTTTGGGTTTCCCGGCAATGGCAAAACGTCGATCGCCGAACGGGTGACCGGTGCGTTTGGGAAATACGTTTGGATTCCACGCGCGATCGATATCGATGGCGATGTGCTGCGCGTGTTTGACCCGATGTGCCACGAATTGGCGATGCCCGAAGAATCGGGAGGCCTGTTGGACGTGGGCGGGTACGACAAGCGTTGGGTGCGGATTCTGCGCCCAACGATCATCGCCGGTGGTGAACTGACGATGGACATGTTGGAGGTCCAGAACAATTCGGAAAGCAACATCAGCGAGTCGCCGCTGCAGCTGAAAAGCAATTGCGGCACCTTGGTGATCGATGACTTTGGACGTCAACGCATGCGGGTCGACGAATTGCTGAACCGTTGGATCGTGCCGCTAGAGAAACGGTACGACTTTTTGAACATGGCTTCGGGCAAAAAGATCCAAGTGCCCTTTGACCAGTTGGTGGTCTTTAGCACCAACCTAGAACCCAAAGACCTGGTCGATGACGCGTTTCTGCGGCGGATTCCCTACAAGATCGAAGCCGAAAATCCACCGGAAGCGGATTTTCGTAAGCTGTTCGAAATCATGTGCAAGGTCGTCAAGATCCCGTACCAGCAGGACCCGATCGACTATCTGATCGCAAAGCACTACCAGGCGGTCGATCGACCGATGCGGATGTGTCAGCCACGCGACCTGTTGCTGCAGGTCAAGAACTATTGCCTGTACAACGACCTGCCGGTGGAACTGAAACGCGAGTACATGGATTTCGCGTGCGACAATTACTTCTCGGTCATGTAG
- a CDS encoding valine--tRNA ligase, protein MNEDSTIPTRFEHAEAAQQIAKDWDQAQCAHAEVNPDRKPFTIVIPPPNVTGALHLGHGLNNTLQDMVIRTKRMQGYEALWMPGTDHAGIATQAVVERRLKENENLTRHDLGREELVKRIWDWKDQYEKRIVEQLKRMGCSCDWQRVRFTLDEQCAAAVRATFFDLFGKALIYRGKRLVNWDTFLQTAVSNDEVENVTQKGHFWHFSYPVIDPKPGEPTRVEIATTRPETMLGDTAVAVHPDPEKAFDKVAAELQAKLAEASEKEKPLVQKQIDALAKRRDTMLPGLIQLRDMANDGRMLQLPLADRPIPLIADVWAKPELGSGCVKITPAHDPNDYEVGLRVGLPMINLLNPDGTLNADAGTFEGLTIPKARKAVVAALEELELLGDIEDREIELPHSDRSKTPIEPYLADQWFVRMDELAESAMSAVRDEEVKIFPTRYRKGYLDWLGEKRDWPVSRQLWWGHQIPIWSKTGLTTDEADQLVEKINAAIGSDTDTARCQVDTADDDTRGVFVCLKTEGDPRESAIEALGLERDPDVLDTWFSSALWPHSTLGWPEKTAELEYFYPTSTLITSRDIITLWVARMVLMSRNNLGVVPFREVFIHPKILDGLGETMSKSKGNGVDPNDVIDKFGPDALRFGLARLATDTQDVRMPVQYECPACEKLIDQTKKNRSLPKMACPECKAEFSTQWAETEADKSLPKAAVVSERFETARNFVNKLWNAARFVMMNMDGYQPQSIDVDALPLEDKWLLSRLSSVTTQVTEGIEHYRFAEVSRLLYDFAWDEFCSFYVEIAKPRLADESQRALTQSVMAHGLDTLLRLLHPTMPFVTESIWGYLNELAPQRGLEPAQANRFVMTADWPVAIASHHDEGIERQFAEFQEVVGAIRKIRASQNIAPRETLPVAIRCSQSSTELLEPMRAYLEGLAGAEVISLGPDAKPFETDGPLSIPSIDIDVHVDLEKFIDIEAELARLEKLHGQLVKQITGKQQKLNNESFVSRAPAEVVQGERDSLADLAKQRESVEGDIQRLRAKSK, encoded by the coding sequence ATGAACGAAGACTCGACGATTCCGACTCGATTCGAACACGCCGAAGCGGCTCAGCAGATCGCCAAGGATTGGGACCAGGCCCAATGTGCCCACGCGGAAGTCAATCCGGATCGCAAACCTTTCACGATCGTGATCCCGCCGCCCAACGTGACCGGCGCGTTGCACCTCGGCCACGGGCTGAACAACACGCTGCAGGACATGGTCATCCGGACCAAACGGATGCAGGGATACGAAGCCCTGTGGATGCCGGGCACCGACCACGCCGGTATCGCCACCCAAGCGGTCGTGGAACGACGGCTGAAAGAAAACGAAAACCTAACCCGGCATGACCTGGGCCGCGAAGAATTGGTCAAGCGCATTTGGGACTGGAAAGACCAATATGAAAAACGCATCGTTGAACAGCTGAAGCGAATGGGATGCAGCTGTGACTGGCAACGAGTTCGCTTCACACTGGACGAACAATGTGCCGCCGCTGTGCGAGCGACGTTTTTTGACCTGTTTGGCAAAGCCTTGATCTACCGCGGCAAGCGGTTGGTCAATTGGGACACGTTTTTGCAAACAGCCGTATCCAACGACGAAGTCGAAAACGTCACCCAGAAAGGCCACTTCTGGCACTTTTCGTATCCGGTCATCGATCCCAAACCGGGCGAACCCACGCGAGTGGAGATTGCGACGACGCGGCCCGAAACGATGTTGGGCGATACCGCCGTCGCGGTGCACCCGGACCCCGAAAAAGCGTTCGACAAAGTGGCCGCTGAACTGCAGGCCAAACTAGCCGAAGCATCGGAGAAAGAAAAACCGCTGGTACAAAAGCAAATCGATGCGTTGGCCAAACGCCGCGACACGATGCTGCCCGGGCTGATCCAATTGCGTGACATGGCCAACGATGGCCGGATGCTGCAATTGCCACTTGCCGATCGACCGATCCCGCTGATCGCCGACGTGTGGGCCAAACCCGAACTGGGATCCGGTTGTGTGAAGATCACCCCGGCCCACGACCCGAACGACTACGAAGTCGGTCTGCGCGTCGGTCTGCCCATGATCAACCTGCTGAACCCCGACGGAACACTGAATGCCGATGCCGGCACGTTCGAAGGGCTGACGATTCCCAAAGCACGCAAAGCCGTCGTTGCGGCTCTCGAAGAACTAGAACTGCTTGGTGATATCGAAGACCGCGAAATCGAACTGCCGCACAGCGACCGCAGCAAGACACCGATCGAACCCTATTTGGCCGACCAATGGTTCGTGCGGATGGACGAACTTGCCGAGTCGGCGATGTCGGCGGTACGCGACGAAGAAGTCAAAATCTTCCCGACTCGTTACCGCAAGGGTTACTTGGACTGGTTGGGCGAAAAACGTGATTGGCCGGTCAGCCGACAATTGTGGTGGGGACATCAAATCCCGATCTGGTCCAAGACGGGACTGACGACCGACGAAGCCGACCAGTTGGTCGAAAAGATCAATGCGGCGATTGGTTCCGACACCGATACGGCGCGTTGCCAAGTGGATACCGCCGACGACGATACCCGCGGTGTGTTCGTATGCTTGAAAACCGAAGGCGATCCGCGTGAATCGGCGATCGAAGCCCTCGGCCTGGAACGCGACCCGGACGTTCTGGACACGTGGTTCTCGTCAGCCCTGTGGCCACACAGCACGCTGGGGTGGCCCGAAAAGACTGCGGAACTGGAATACTTTTATCCGACCAGCACGTTGATCACATCGCGCGACATCATCACATTGTGGGTTGCCCGAATGGTGTTGATGAGCCGCAACAACCTGGGCGTGGTTCCCTTCCGCGAAGTGTTCATTCACCCCAAGATCCTGGACGGATTGGGCGAAACGATGTCCAAGAGCAAGGGCAACGGCGTCGACCCGAACGATGTGATCGACAAGTTCGGTCCCGATGCACTGCGTTTCGGCTTGGCCCGCTTGGCCACCGACACGCAAGACGTCCGCATGCCGGTCCAGTACGAATGTCCCGCCTGCGAAAAGCTGATCGACCAAACGAAGAAGAACCGGTCGCTTCCCAAGATGGCTTGCCCTGAATGCAAAGCCGAATTTTCGACTCAGTGGGCAGAAACCGAAGCCGACAAATCGCTTCCCAAAGCGGCCGTGGTTAGCGAGCGATTCGAAACGGCTCGTAACTTCGTCAACAAGCTTTGGAACGCGGCTCGTTTCGTGATGATGAACATGGACGGGTACCAGCCGCAATCGATCGACGTCGACGCGTTGCCGCTGGAAGACAAATGGCTGCTAAGCCGGCTGTCATCGGTCACCACACAAGTGACCGAAGGCATCGAACACTACCGGTTCGCCGAAGTGTCGCGATTGCTGTACGACTTTGCCTGGGATGAATTCTGTAGCTTCTATGTGGAAATCGCCAAACCGCGTTTGGCCGACGAAAGCCAGCGTGCGTTGACTCAGTCGGTGATGGCTCACGGGCTGGACACGCTGCTAAGGCTGCTGCACCCGACGATGCCCTTCGTGACCGAATCGATTTGGGGGTACCTGAACGAATTGGCTCCGCAGCGAGGTCTAGAACCCGCGCAAGCGAACCGATTTGTCATGACGGCGGATTGGCCCGTTGCCATCGCTAGCCATCATGACGAAGGGATCGAACGACAGTTCGCCGAATTCCAAGAAGTCGTCGGCGCGATCCGAAAGATCCGAGCCAGCCAGAACATCGCTCCGCGCGAAACGTTGCCGGTTGCGATTCGATGCAGCCAGTCGTCGACCGAACTGCTGGAACCGATGCGGGCCTACCTGGAAGGATTGGCCGGAGCGGAAGTGATCTCGCTAGGCCCCGACGCCAAACCTTTCGAAACCGATGGACCGCTTTCCATCCCATCGATCGATATCGATGTCCACGTGGACCTGGAAAAGTTCATCGACATCGAAGCCGAACTGGCTCGATTGGAAAAGCTGCACGGCCAACTGGTCAAACAGATCACGGGCAAGCAACAGAAGCTGAACAACGAAAGCTTCGTATCCCGAGCCCCTGCCGAAGTGGTCCAGGGCGAACGCGACAGCCTGGCCGATCTGGCCAAGCAACGCGAATCCGTCGAAGGCGACATCCAGCGTCTGCGAGCGAAATCGAAGTAG
- the dgt gene encoding dGTP triphosphohydrolase, producing the protein MIDLRRFADREHLLLASYAMHSRDSRGRIYDEPEHAYRGPFARDRDRILHSSAFRRLSGKMQVFTGEMGIYHRTRLTHTFEVASVARTIARVLRLNEDLTEALALMHDVGHPPYGHCGEDVLAEAMHAVGGFSHNGFALVIVTELEQRYSRFLGLNLSAETLAGQDTRAHKAEAAVGRSPILEVQIVDLADSIAYDAHDVDDALQMGLLSIDELSELAVVRRSLESIRVKHGMLPTTQLRQLLVHELIDLQVSDLLQMAVEQLRPYDGYRAGELCEAGVRINHSDSLGRERSELEAFLFDAVYRHKRLIPVRDAAADRLRTLFDILSAKPDRLPLRFRVRAEKMPVQKVVGEYLAGMTDAFCDAQHRYATEHNAGPLADW; encoded by the coding sequence ATGATCGACCTGCGACGGTTCGCCGATCGCGAGCACCTGTTGCTGGCGTCCTATGCGATGCACAGTCGCGACAGTCGGGGACGGATCTATGACGAACCGGAACACGCCTACCGAGGCCCGTTTGCCCGCGACCGCGACCGGATCCTGCATAGCAGTGCGTTTCGCCGGCTGAGCGGGAAAATGCAGGTGTTCACGGGCGAAATGGGGATCTATCACCGAACTCGCCTGACCCACACTTTCGAAGTCGCATCGGTTGCGCGCACGATCGCCCGGGTGCTGCGACTGAACGAGGATCTGACCGAAGCCCTGGCGCTGATGCACGACGTCGGCCACCCACCCTATGGCCACTGTGGTGAAGACGTCTTGGCCGAAGCGATGCATGCGGTGGGCGGGTTTTCGCACAACGGATTCGCATTGGTCATCGTGACCGAATTGGAACAGCGTTACAGCCGGTTCTTGGGCTTGAATCTGTCGGCCGAAACATTGGCCGGGCAAGACACTCGAGCTCACAAAGCCGAAGCCGCCGTCGGGCGTTCGCCGATCCTAGAAGTCCAAATCGTCGACCTTGCCGATTCCATCGCCTATGACGCGCACGATGTGGACGATGCGTTGCAGATGGGATTGCTTTCGATCGACGAACTATCCGAATTGGCCGTCGTGCGTCGATCGTTGGAATCGATTCGCGTCAAACACGGGATGTTGCCGACAACCCAACTTCGGCAGTTGTTGGTGCACGAATTGATCGATCTGCAGGTCAGCGACCTATTGCAGATGGCCGTGGAACAACTGCGACCCTACGACGGGTACCGGGCCGGTGAATTGTGCGAGGCCGGTGTGCGGATCAATCACAGCGATTCCCTCGGACGCGAACGCAGCGAATTAGAAGCGTTTTTGTTCGATGCCGTTTATCGCCACAAACGGCTGATACCGGTTCGCGATGCGGCGGCCGATCGGCTGCGGACGTTGTTCGATATCCTGTCGGCCAAGCCCGACCGTTTGCCACTGCGATTTCGTGTGCGAGCGGAAAAAATGCCGGTGCAAAAGGTCGTGGGCGAATACTTGGCCGGCATGACCGACGCGTTCTGCGATGCCCAGCACCGCTACGCGACCGAGCACAACGCCGGTCCGCTGGCGGATTGGTAG
- a CDS encoding HDOD domain-containing protein has protein sequence MPVRFGIRAEQAKWELALPDGARRLIASGDFDGRDKETLACWLRSEPVLSQRLLVWCNTPMYNLSRPYQTLDDAARVMEPCDLSRLAFLCWVRGMMLPEKRIDNYSRDRLWAHSIAVGSVANLIARTCALTDPGLVMVAGTLHDIGMLASEKLDPVAFAETISQTDHLSPLHEVEQEILGWDHTQLGQIILRQWGMPDAVQTAARYHHEPDRILGQPDGQTVACVAIANFLCNRSGWSSTKSAVLLPPSEATFGLLGIDSALLAVLWQQLYPAIESASGLR, from the coding sequence ATGCCCGTTCGATTCGGTATCCGCGCCGAACAGGCCAAGTGGGAACTTGCACTTCCCGACGGTGCCCGTCGATTGATTGCATCGGGCGACTTCGACGGCCGTGACAAGGAAACGCTCGCCTGCTGGCTTCGCAGCGAACCGGTGCTTTCCCAGCGACTTTTGGTTTGGTGCAACACACCGATGTACAACCTGTCGCGGCCCTACCAAACGTTGGACGATGCCGCTCGAGTGATGGAACCCTGCGATTTATCGCGGCTGGCATTCCTCTGCTGGGTCCGCGGTATGATGCTGCCCGAAAAACGCATCGACAATTACAGCCGCGATCGGTTGTGGGCACACTCCATCGCGGTCGGATCCGTGGCGAACCTGATCGCCCGCACCTGTGCGCTAACCGATCCCGGCCTGGTGATGGTCGCCGGGACGCTGCACGACATTGGAATGCTGGCCAGCGAAAAGCTGGATCCCGTCGCATTCGCAGAAACCATCAGCCAAACCGACCACCTCTCTCCCCTGCACGAAGTCGAGCAGGAAATCCTCGGTTGGGATCACACTCAATTGGGCCAGATCATCCTACGGCAATGGGGAATGCCCGACGCCGTCCAAACAGCTGCCCGCTATCACCACGAACCGGACCGAATTTTGGGCCAACCCGACGGCCAAACGGTCGCTTGCGTGGCCATCGCAAACTTTTTGTGCAACCGAAGCGGCTGGTCATCGACCAAATCCGCCGTGTTGCTGCCGCCGTCGGAGGCAACTTTTGGGCTGCTGGGCATCGATTCCGCTTTGCTAGCCGTTCTTTGGCAACAACTTTATCCCGCGATCGAATCGGCCTCTGGTTTGCGATAA
- a CDS encoding NAD(P)/FAD-dependent oxidoreductase, with protein MKQYDVAVIGSGYSGTILARVLTSLGMRVAIIDSQSHPRFAIGESSTPIADIMLRRLGLRYGLDDLVSLSTWGGWQRHHTDLPVGRKRGFSYFSHQRGQSFCESALGQRSLLAAASPRDDVADTQWYRPNLDAYLCDQAVDSGATLLAPAKLVAMESAGTRWRLTMGSGPTKHLDAQWVIDASGHAAVMAGMRTVADRTESLATRTHCTFAHFTGVQSWSASLRRAGIAGGDLPFDCDDSAQHHLLGHGWMWMLRFAAAPTKPPITSVGYTAPLDRPLDWSGFPSIDAALADANRVAPDGGWRTTGRLQRYVDPIGGPRALMLPTAALTLDPLHSTGIAHGLSGVQRIAEILTTAESNTRDAMIADYAHNFHREVRLLDQLVSTAYDVMDDFPRFAAACMLYFAGAIACEERLQVGQPSAPLSTGRPIPAAMWSADDDAFLVVADKACQAIRNRQETRFESIVRDLIGPWNDIGLMDPDVQNRYAYTATK; from the coding sequence ATGAAACAGTACGACGTTGCCGTGATCGGCTCGGGCTACTCTGGCACCATCTTGGCTCGCGTTTTGACTTCGCTGGGTATGCGAGTGGCGATCATTGATTCGCAGTCCCACCCACGATTTGCGATCGGCGAATCGTCGACCCCGATTGCCGACATCATGCTGCGGCGACTGGGATTGCGTTACGGGCTGGACGACCTGGTTTCGTTGTCGACCTGGGGCGGTTGGCAGCGTCACCACACCGATTTGCCGGTGGGACGCAAACGCGGCTTCAGTTATTTTTCGCACCAGCGCGGTCAATCCTTTTGCGAATCGGCATTGGGACAGCGCAGCCTGTTGGCCGCAGCCAGTCCCCGTGATGACGTGGCCGACACACAGTGGTACCGACCCAACCTGGATGCGTATCTGTGCGACCAAGCGGTCGATTCCGGCGCCACGTTGCTGGCACCGGCGAAGTTGGTTGCGATGGAATCCGCTGGCACGCGGTGGAGGCTGACCATGGGGTCAGGCCCCACAAAACACTTGGATGCCCAGTGGGTAATCGATGCATCAGGGCATGCGGCGGTGATGGCGGGGATGCGAACGGTCGCTGATCGCACGGAATCATTAGCCACGCGAACCCACTGCACCTTTGCTCATTTCACGGGCGTCCAAAGCTGGTCGGCATCACTGCGCCGCGCAGGCATTGCCGGCGGCGACTTGCCGTTTGATTGCGATGACTCGGCCCAGCACCATCTGTTGGGACACGGTTGGATGTGGATGCTGCGATTTGCGGCAGCCCCAACGAAGCCGCCCATCACCAGTGTCGGTTACACCGCGCCGCTAGACCGACCGCTGGATTGGTCCGGATTCCCATCGATCGATGCGGCTCTTGCCGATGCCAATCGGGTTGCCCCTGATGGTGGTTGGCGAACAACCGGACGATTGCAACGTTACGTGGATCCAATCGGTGGACCACGTGCATTGATGTTGCCGACGGCCGCGTTGACGCTGGACCCTTTGCACAGCACCGGCATCGCCCATGGGCTTTCCGGCGTCCAGCGGATCGCCGAAATCCTGACCACGGCTGAATCGAACACCCGTGATGCGATGATCGCGGACTACGCCCACAACTTTCATCGCGAGGTCCGACTGTTGGATCAATTGGTCAGCACGGCCTATGACGTGATGGACGACTTCCCGCGGTTTGCCGCTGCCTGCATGCTGTACTTTGCTGGCGCCATCGCCTGTGAAGAACGGTTGCAGGTGGGGCAACCATCCGCACCACTGTCCACCGGTCGCCCCATCCCGGCCGCGATGTGGAGCGCCGATGACGACGCGTTCTTGGTGGTCGCCGACAAGGCTTGCCAGGCGATCCGAAATCGCCAGGAAACGAGATTCGAATCGATCGTTCGCGATCTGATCGGTCCGTGGAACGACATCGGTTTGATGGATCCCGACGTGCAAAATCGATACGCCTACACCGCCACCAAGTGA